A DNA window from Halanaerobium saccharolyticum subsp. saccharolyticum DSM 6643 contains the following coding sequences:
- a CDS encoding divergent PAP2 family protein, which yields MSLLQISLFSLFTAQFLKIFFISPINFYTFFTSGGMPSSHSSFVSSLAITVGLKYGFGSDLFAIVTVFALIVTYDASGVRRAVGLQANVLNNIIKHLEDKSFANDKQLIKEDLKELIGHTPFEVFAGVLLGALIALINWYFIL from the coding sequence ATGTCGTTACTGCAGATATCACTGTTTTCACTCTTTACTGCCCAGTTTTTAAAAATATTTTTTATTAGTCCAATTAATTTCTATACTTTTTTTACCTCAGGTGGAATGCCTAGTTCTCATTCTTCATTTGTTTCATCTCTAGCAATTACAGTTGGTTTAAAATATGGATTTGGCTCTGACCTCTTTGCTATTGTCACCGTATTTGCTCTAATTGTTACTTATGATGCTAGTGGTGTAAGAAGAGCTGTTGGACTACAGGCAAATGTTTTAAATAATATAATTAAACATCTTGAAGATAAAAGTTTTGCTAATGATAAACAGTTAATCAAAGAAGATTTAAAGGAATTAATCGGTCATACTCCTTTCGAAGTCTTTGCCGGTGTTTTACTGGGAGCATTGATTGCACTGATAAACTGGTATTTCATTTTATAA
- a CDS encoding SPOR domain-containing protein, whose product MNKNENGFSLIIVVIFMSIAALFVGYLMGSWLISFLVEDDTEIAEEQMNTSNVNQQLASENKSQPEEVNNQKNNLTAPSSGQENNVSSTENTDDSRINGDQNNQVQNDQVETETNNSSERGESQAGFAVQIGAFSNYNNALTVKNEVETLGYDLFITDTTPHQVQVVGYSTRNQAEAVLEELKSKGYNGFIVVRE is encoded by the coding sequence ATGAATAAAAATGAAAATGGATTTTCTTTAATTATAGTTGTTATTTTTATGTCAATAGCAGCTTTATTTGTGGGCTATTTAATGGGTAGTTGGTTGATTTCTTTCTTAGTTGAAGATGATACAGAAATTGCCGAAGAACAGATGAATACATCTAATGTGAATCAGCAGTTGGCTTCCGAAAACAAAAGTCAGCCGGAAGAAGTAAATAATCAAAAAAATAACTTAACTGCTCCTAGCAGTGGTCAAGAAAATAATGTTTCATCAACTGAAAATACCGATGATTCAAGAATAAATGGTGATCAAAATAATCAAGTTCAAAATGACCAGGTAGAAACAGAAACTAATAATTCTTCAGAAAGGGGTGAATCTCAAGCTGGATTTGCTGTTCAAATAGGTGCTTTTTCAAATTATAATAATGCCTTAACAGTAAAAAATGAAGTAGAAACATTAGGCTATGATCTTTTTATTACTGATACAACGCCTCATCAAGTTCAGGTTGTTGGATATTCGACTAGGAATCAGGCAGAAGCAGTACTTGAAGAATTGAAATCTAAAGGATATAATGGATTCATAGTAGTTCGTGAATAA
- a CDS encoding RnfABCDGE type electron transport complex subunit B, whose protein sequence is MNPTYLYSLISMGGIAALLAAILGFASEHFKVEQDPRVGKVDDALPGANCGACGYAGCSAFAEAVVRGEAPVGGCPVGGDKVASDIADIMGADSDSADKVVAELLCGGGIKETTKSGKYKGIQTCKAAHSVNGGEKECQYSCLGFGDCEAICPFDAIEMSENGLPQINPEKCTGCGKCIEECPRNILLLAPLSAETHIRCSSHNTGKIVRKSCEVGCIACGLCAKTCPVDAIEIKDNLAIIDYEKCVNCGKCAEVCPTGTIEFEAKVIEKVEINDNCVGCTLCAKACPVDAIEGEVKKLHEIDQEKCIQCGLCFEACNVNAVDIFYKDED, encoded by the coding sequence ATGAATCCAACATATTTATATTCTTTGATTAGTATGGGGGGGATTGCGGCATTATTAGCTGCAATTTTAGGTTTTGCCTCAGAACACTTTAAAGTAGAACAGGATCCAAGAGTTGGTAAGGTGGATGATGCTCTACCAGGAGCCAATTGTGGTGCCTGTGGTTATGCAGGTTGTAGTGCTTTTGCAGAAGCAGTTGTTAGAGGAGAAGCACCTGTTGGTGGTTGTCCTGTAGGTGGAGACAAAGTAGCATCTGATATTGCTGATATTATGGGTGCTGATTCAGATAGTGCAGATAAAGTTGTTGCCGAGTTATTATGTGGTGGTGGAATTAAAGAAACTACTAAATCCGGTAAATACAAGGGTATTCAAACTTGTAAAGCAGCACATTCTGTTAATGGTGGAGAAAAGGAGTGTCAGTACAGCTGTCTTGGTTTTGGTGATTGTGAGGCAATTTGTCCTTTTGATGCTATAGAAATGAGTGAAAATGGATTACCTCAAATTAATCCCGAAAAATGTACAGGCTGTGGTAAATGTATAGAAGAATGTCCACGAAATATTCTTTTACTGGCACCTTTGTCAGCAGAGACACATATTAGATGTTCATCTCACAATACTGGTAAAATTGTTCGAAAATCGTGTGAGGTTGGCTGTATAGCTTGTGGTCTTTGTGCAAAAACCTGTCCAGTAGATGCGATCGAAATCAAAGATAATTTAGCTATTATTGATTATGAAAAATGTGTTAATTGTGGTAAATGTGCAGAAGTATGTCCGACTGGAACAATAGAATTTGAAGCAAAAGTTATTGAAAAAGTAGAAATCAATGATAATTGTGTGGGCTGTACTCTTTGTGCAAAAGCTTGTCCGGTTGATGCAATAGAAGGAGAAGTTAAAAAACTGCATGAAATTGATCAGGAAAAATGTATACAGTGCGGTCTCTGTTTTGAAGCGTGTAATGTAAATGCAGTTGACATTTTCTATAAAGATGAAGACTAA
- a CDS encoding RnfABCDGE type electron transport complex subunit D has product MNNELIVTSSPHVRAQDSVKKIMWSVVLALLPAVFAAVYFFKARAISVVLTAVVGAVLTEYIFQKIRNKKITIEDGSAVVTGLLLALTLPPSIPLWTAFFGSVVAIGLGKQVFGGIGQNPFNPALVGRAFLTAAYPVLMTTWTVDGVSTATPLSKMKMDGVATDTWNLFVGQIGGSLGETSALALLLGFAYLLYKGYVNWRIPMAMLGSVFIGTFVFGADPIFHLFGGGLMIGALYMATDMVSSPTTKLGRWIFGIGAGLLVVVIRLWGGYPEGVMYSILLMNTAVPLIDRYTRPRSLGEVK; this is encoded by the coding sequence ATGAATAACGAATTAATTGTAACATCCTCACCACACGTCAGAGCCCAGGATTCTGTAAAAAAAATAATGTGGTCAGTTGTTCTTGCCCTGCTGCCAGCAGTATTTGCTGCAGTATATTTCTTTAAAGCAAGAGCAATATCTGTAGTTCTGACAGCTGTAGTTGGTGCGGTTTTAACAGAATATATATTTCAAAAAATTAGAAACAAGAAAATTACGATTGAAGACGGAAGTGCTGTTGTAACAGGTTTGCTTTTAGCACTTACACTTCCACCATCTATTCCGCTCTGGACAGCATTTTTTGGTTCAGTAGTAGCGATTGGACTTGGTAAACAGGTATTTGGAGGTATTGGTCAAAATCCATTTAATCCAGCTCTGGTTGGTAGAGCTTTTTTAACAGCTGCTTATCCTGTTTTAATGACTACCTGGACTGTAGATGGAGTTTCTACTGCTACCCCATTAAGTAAGATGAAAATGGATGGTGTTGCAACTGATACCTGGAATCTTTTCGTAGGTCAAATTGGTGGTTCACTGGGAGAGACTTCAGCTTTAGCACTTTTATTAGGTTTTGCTTATCTATTATATAAAGGTTATGTTAACTGGAGAATCCCAATGGCTATGCTTGGCTCAGTATTTATTGGGACTTTTGTCTTTGGTGCAGATCCAATTTTCCATCTTTTTGGTGGTGGACTTATGATCGGTGCACTATATATGGCTACTGACATGGTTTCTAGTCCTACCACAAAATTAGGACGCTGGATTTTTGGAATTGGGGCTGGACTGCTTGTAGTTGTAATCAGACTCTGGGGTGGATATCCAGAAGGTGTAATGTACAGTATTTTATTAATGAACACTGCTGTGCCACTAATCGATCGTTACACAAGACCTCGCAGTTTGGGAGAGGTGAAATAA
- a CDS encoding NusG domain II-containing protein: MKITDILTFYDKILIIFVIVLALVLLVIPFYYFGSPSESGELILKVQQGDELIKTVAVADSYQEAIIFEVEGPIGTHIIEVNQGRVRVMEAPAADPLKICEKTGWIDREGPIIVCVPNSLSLWLESTNSDIDGMSW, from the coding sequence TTGAAAATAACAGATATTTTAACATTTTATGATAAAATTTTAATTATATTTGTAATTGTTCTAGCTTTGGTACTGCTGGTAATTCCTTTTTATTATTTTGGCTCACCTTCAGAATCAGGAGAATTAATATTAAAAGTTCAGCAGGGTGATGAATTAATTAAAACAGTTGCTGTAGCTGATAGTTATCAAGAAGCAATTATTTTTGAAGTAGAAGGGCCAATTGGAACCCATATTATTGAAGTTAATCAGGGAAGAGTAAGGGTAATGGAAGCACCTGCAGCTGATCCACTTAAAATTTGCGAAAAAACGGGTTGGATTGATCGAGAAGGGCCAATTATTGTCTGTGTGCCCAATTCTTTAAGTCTCTGGCTGGAAAGCACAAATTCAGACATAGATGGGATGAGCTGGTAA
- the rsxE gene encoding electron transport complex subunit RsxE, giving the protein MSIDFKELIKDFTNGLWAENPIIRLVIGMCPTLAVTNTASNGLAMGLATSFVLIMSEIVISIIKKLIPANVRIPSYILIIATFVTFTDYFLKAFFPGIAASLSIFIPLIVVNCLILGRQEAFASKNPTHRAIADGLGMGIGFTWVLTLLGMIRELFGMGSMFGFQLLGEWYRPMVIMVLPAGAFITLGILVGIMNQISREGK; this is encoded by the coding sequence ATGTCTATAGATTTCAAAGAATTAATTAAAGATTTTACAAATGGACTCTGGGCAGAAAACCCAATTATACGTTTGGTAATTGGTATGTGTCCAACTCTTGCGGTAACAAACACAGCTTCAAATGGTTTGGCAATGGGTTTAGCAACATCATTTGTTTTAATTATGTCCGAAATAGTAATTTCAATTATTAAAAAGCTAATTCCAGCAAATGTAAGGATTCCAAGTTACATATTAATTATTGCAACTTTCGTTACTTTTACAGATTATTTTTTAAAGGCATTTTTCCCTGGTATTGCAGCTTCATTGAGTATTTTTATTCCATTGATTGTAGTAAACTGTTTAATACTAGGACGTCAAGAAGCATTTGCCTCTAAAAATCCTACTCACAGAGCAATTGCCGATGGTCTTGGCATGGGTATCGGATTTACCTGGGTTTTAACTTTACTCGGTATGATTAGAGAATTATTTGGTATGGGTTCAATGTTCGGATTTCAATTATTAGGCGAATGGTATCGTCCAATGGTTATTATGGTACTGCCTGCTGGAGCTTTTATTACTTTAGGTATTCTGGTTGGTATCATGAATCAAATCAGCAGGGAGGGTAAATAA
- a CDS encoding bifunctional folylpolyglutamate synthase/dihydrofolate synthase — protein sequence MDLFEYINSLSLFGSKSGYNPGLDRIKRLLHYLGNPHQDLNVIHLAGTNGKGSTAAILERIYREAGFKTALYSSPHYFHFNERIKINGRACSTYELTEIMDEVRNAAAKLKSENNLEPSFFEIVTAAAFKYFKQHEPEIVILETGLGGRLDATNVIKKPLLSIITNISLEHRKILGDNAAQIAAEKAGIIKENSKVITAVKQAEALKVIKNKTLEKNSKFIDLKNEYEFIKSCGTLKENIISLKRSGEEVENYRLSLLGEHQAENTALALRAIEELNQDFSVNNKDIKTALKNIYWPGRMEKISEKPLVILDAAHNQAAFKELAKNITNSSSEFKNLHLIFSILRDKDLESILGEILKLKQQPKFYLAENTSFRSIKIKDLERKIKSRNFQYEVFNNLAAASSRALKNADKDDLIVAAGSFNTTFEAGIEIMTKKLEVENNYE from the coding sequence ATGGATCTTTTTGAATATATAAATTCTTTATCACTTTTTGGAAGCAAATCCGGCTACAACCCGGGTTTAGATCGAATAAAAAGATTACTTCATTATTTAGGTAATCCACACCAGGATTTAAATGTGATTCACCTTGCGGGTACTAACGGAAAAGGATCAACTGCTGCAATTTTAGAGAGAATTTATAGAGAGGCTGGATTTAAAACAGCACTTTACAGTTCACCTCATTACTTTCATTTTAATGAGAGAATAAAAATTAATGGTAGAGCCTGCTCAACCTATGAATTAACTGAAATTATGGATGAAGTGAGAAATGCTGCAGCTAAATTAAAATCTGAAAATAATTTAGAGCCGAGTTTTTTTGAAATTGTAACAGCAGCAGCCTTTAAATATTTTAAACAGCATGAGCCCGAAATAGTTATTTTAGAAACCGGGCTTGGTGGTAGGCTTGATGCTACCAATGTCATTAAAAAGCCGCTTCTTTCGATTATTACTAATATAAGTTTAGAACACCGAAAAATTTTAGGTGATAATGCTGCTCAAATTGCTGCAGAAAAAGCTGGAATAATTAAAGAAAATTCTAAAGTGATTACTGCAGTAAAACAAGCTGAAGCTTTGAAAGTAATTAAAAATAAGACTTTAGAAAAGAACTCTAAATTCATTGATTTAAAAAACGAATATGAGTTTATAAAAAGCTGTGGTACTTTAAAAGAAAATATTATTAGTTTAAAACGGAGTGGAGAAGAAGTCGAAAATTATAGGCTTTCACTTTTAGGAGAACATCAAGCTGAAAATACAGCTTTAGCTTTAAGAGCGATAGAAGAATTAAATCAAGATTTTTCTGTTAATAACAAGGATATAAAAACTGCTCTAAAAAATATTTATTGGCCTGGAAGAATGGAAAAAATATCTGAAAAACCACTTGTTATTTTAGATGCTGCTCATAACCAGGCAGCTTTTAAGGAACTAGCTAAAAATATTACTAACTCCAGTTCTGAATTCAAAAACTTACATTTAATTTTTTCCATTTTAAGGGATAAAGATTTAGAATCTATTTTAGGAGAAATTTTAAAATTAAAGCAGCAGCCAAAATTCTATTTGGCAGAAAATACTTCATTTCGGTCAATCAAAATCAAAGACTTAGAAAGAAAAATTAAATCTAGAAATTTTCAATATGAAGTTTTTAATAATTTAGCCGCAGCCAGCAGCAGGGCACTAAAAAATGCTGATAAAGATGATTTAATAGTTGCAGCTGGCTCTTTTAATACAACTTTTGAAGCTGGAATTGAAATAATGACAAAAAAATTAGAGGTGGAAAATAATTATGAATAA
- the rsxC gene encoding electron transport complex subunit RsxC: MKALTFKQGIHPAYNKDLTKDKPLKNAKRPEEVIIPIKQHIGAPLKALVKKGDQVDLGQKIADGDSFVCAPIHASVSGTVKEIKKVTDPGGNIVDAVVIESAAEDTLNSGLERHDNLDNLNADDIRNIIREAGIVGMGGAMFPTHVKVSTPDDKNVDYVILNGAECEPYLTVDHRVMVERPESIIFGLKALMKASGAPKGIIGIEENKPEAIESMKDASKNDTNIEVQALETKYPQGGEKMLIDALISREVPAGGLPLDVGVVVNNTSTAAAVADAIRDGKPFYERSITITGRGINSPQNLIYRIGTTIGDLIEEAGGLKENAAKVITGGPMMGAAQKQLNIPAVKGTSGILVLVEDEVEEFEPSPCINCAKCVDACPMFLMPTQLVDYAKNEMVEKLEEWQVLSCIECGSCSYVCPAKIPLVHHLRLGKAQVMAKKREEN; encoded by the coding sequence GTGAAAGCTTTGACTTTTAAACAGGGTATACATCCTGCGTATAATAAAGACTTAACAAAGGATAAACCCTTAAAAAATGCTAAAAGACCTGAAGAAGTTATAATACCAATAAAACAACATATTGGTGCACCTTTAAAGGCGCTTGTTAAAAAAGGTGATCAGGTTGATCTTGGACAAAAAATTGCTGATGGTGATAGTTTTGTTTGTGCTCCAATTCATGCTTCAGTTTCTGGAACTGTAAAGGAAATCAAAAAAGTAACTGATCCAGGTGGAAATATTGTTGATGCTGTAGTAATTGAATCCGCAGCAGAAGATACTCTTAATTCTGGTTTAGAAAGACATGATAATTTAGATAATCTTAATGCGGATGATATCAGAAATATTATTAGAGAAGCAGGTATTGTTGGGATGGGTGGAGCTATGTTTCCAACTCATGTTAAGGTATCTACTCCAGATGATAAAAATGTAGATTATGTAATTTTAAATGGTGCAGAATGTGAACCATATTTAACTGTTGATCATCGGGTAATGGTTGAAAGACCCGAAAGTATTATTTTTGGTTTAAAAGCCTTAATGAAAGCATCGGGTGCTCCAAAAGGTATCATTGGTATTGAAGAAAATAAGCCTGAGGCTATAGAAAGTATGAAAGATGCTTCAAAAAATGATACTAATATTGAAGTTCAGGCTTTAGAAACTAAGTACCCACAGGGTGGAGAAAAAATGCTGATTGATGCTCTAATTAGTAGAGAAGTTCCTGCTGGAGGTTTACCACTGGATGTAGGAGTTGTTGTTAACAATACTTCTACAGCAGCAGCAGTTGCAGATGCAATTAGAGATGGAAAACCCTTTTATGAAAGGTCGATTACAATTACAGGTAGAGGAATTAATTCTCCTCAGAATTTGATTTACCGGATTGGTACTACTATTGGTGATCTGATTGAAGAAGCTGGTGGGCTTAAGGAAAATGCAGCTAAAGTTATTACAGGTGGACCAATGATGGGAGCTGCTCAAAAACAGCTCAATATTCCAGCAGTTAAAGGTACTTCCGGAATTTTAGTTTTAGTTGAAGACGAGGTCGAAGAGTTTGAACCGTCTCCCTGTATTAATTGTGCAAAATGTGTTGATGCATGTCCAATGTTTTTAATGCCTACACAGTTAGTTGATTATGCAAAAAATGAAATGGTAGAAAAATTAGAAGAATGGCAGGTATTAAGCTGCATTGAATGTGGTTCATGTTCTTATGTTTGTCCGGCTAAAATACCTCTGGTACATCATCTGCGTCTTGGTAAGGCACAGGTAATGGCGAAAAAAAGAGAAGAGAATTAA
- a CDS encoding Gx transporter family protein: protein MKKTRKIVVISLLISLGLVLHLVESFFPLSAVVPGAKLGLANIVSLIAISLFAFPAAFQIVIFRVVLGSLLAGTFMTINFYLSFSGGILSFILMYLAYYYFKDYLSLIGISIIGAVVHNTAQITAAYFIIANPGIFYYLPFLILLAIPTGFGVGLVSYFTLMHLPFSITGGNFND, encoded by the coding sequence ATGAAAAAGACTCGGAAAATTGTAGTAATTTCATTATTGATATCCTTAGGACTTGTCCTACATTTAGTAGAAAGTTTTTTTCCTTTATCTGCTGTTGTACCTGGGGCTAAATTAGGCCTGGCAAACATTGTATCTTTGATTGCAATTTCTTTATTTGCTTTCCCTGCAGCTTTTCAAATAGTGATTTTTAGGGTAGTACTTGGCTCACTTTTAGCAGGAACTTTTATGACAATCAATTTTTATTTAAGTTTTAGTGGTGGAATTTTAAGTTTTATCTTAATGTATCTTGCTTATTATTATTTTAAAGATTATTTATCACTAATCGGAATTAGTATAATCGGAGCTGTGGTTCATAATACAGCTCAAATAACAGCAGCTTATTTTATTATAGCTAATCCAGGTATATTTTATTATCTACCATTTTTAATTTTACTGGCGATTCCAACTGGATTTGGCGTTGGTTTGGTTAGCTATTTTACTCTTATGCATTTACCATTTTCAATTACTGGAGGTAATTTTAATGATTAA
- a CDS encoding RnfABCDGE type electron transport complex subunit G: MEKNSKRNLIITLATIGIISALVLTFVYEWTTPYIEANQAKAQKQAINEVLPNVEEVEEVEKNGNIFYEGYDANGNQIGVAFQNSGGGYNGMIEVMIGVDLKDNKIYKISVLNHQETPGLGARITEPEFKSNFENKNFGDYQVVKTPPKKETEVQAIAGATISSDSMTEIIEEGLDIVTSAYGGGN; encoded by the coding sequence ATGGAAAAGAACAGCAAAAGAAATTTAATTATTACTCTAGCTACAATTGGAATAATTTCTGCTTTAGTTTTAACCTTTGTTTATGAGTGGACAACACCATATATTGAGGCTAATCAGGCTAAGGCACAAAAACAGGCAATTAACGAAGTTTTACCAAATGTAGAAGAAGTAGAGGAAGTAGAAAAAAATGGCAATATTTTCTATGAGGGATATGACGCAAATGGAAACCAAATCGGTGTAGCTTTTCAAAACAGTGGTGGAGGCTATAATGGAATGATTGAGGTTATGATTGGTGTTGATCTTAAAGATAATAAAATATATAAAATTAGCGTTTTAAACCATCAAGAAACTCCTGGTTTAGGTGCTCGGATTACCGAGCCAGAATTCAAATCTAATTTTGAAAACAAAAATTTTGGAGATTATCAAGTTGTAAAAACTCCTCCTAAAAAAGAAACAGAAGTTCAGGCTATTGCAGGAGCAACGATTTCTTCAGATAGTATGACTGAAATAATTGAAGAAGGATTAGATATAGTGACTTCAGCTTATGGAGGTGGAAATTAA
- the rsxA gene encoding electron transport complex subunit RsxA, translating into MEEFNQILLLFISTVLINNFVLIRFLGICPFLGVSKQVETAFSMGLATTFVMTLTAAATWLINTFILEALNLPFLQYVSFIIVIASLVQFVEMFIKKTSPVLYKALGIFLPLITTNCAIMGLALLIPLNGYSFIASVVFGFGAGVGFTLAIVLIAGLREKLEFGDVPEVLKGVPVTLIVAGIMAMAFMGFSGLISM; encoded by the coding sequence ATGGAAGAATTCAATCAGATATTATTATTATTTATTAGTACTGTTTTAATAAATAACTTTGTATTAATTAGATTTTTAGGTATTTGTCCTTTTTTAGGAGTTTCTAAACAAGTTGAAACAGCTTTCAGTATGGGGCTTGCTACGACCTTTGTTATGACTCTTACTGCAGCAGCAACCTGGCTGATTAACACCTTTATTTTAGAGGCTCTAAACTTACCATTTTTGCAGTATGTATCTTTTATTATTGTAATTGCATCTCTGGTACAGTTTGTAGAAATGTTTATTAAAAAAACAAGTCCGGTTTTATATAAAGCATTAGGTATCTTCCTCCCCTTAATTACAACAAACTGTGCTATTATGGGTTTAGCTTTATTAATTCCCCTTAATGGATACAGTTTTATTGCCAGTGTAGTTTTTGGTTTTGGTGCGGGAGTTGGTTTTACTTTAGCAATTGTTTTAATAGCAGGTCTGAGAGAAAAATTAGAATTTGGCGATGTGCCGGAAGTACTAAAAGGTGTGCCAGTTACCCTGATTGTTGCAGGTATCATGGCAATGGCTTTTATGGGCTTTTCCGGTCTCATCTCAATGTAG